A single genomic interval of Prionailurus viverrinus isolate Anna chromosome A2, UM_Priviv_1.0, whole genome shotgun sequence harbors:
- the LLCFC1 gene encoding sperm-egg fusion protein LLCFC1, producing the protein MEGKGRKWCREVLCRAAFLAAILLLLRVKGAKLQKGSLDPNERSQNEKTPSTDQDQENFEEHFVASSVGEMWQVVDMAQQEDDGTSDTAALRDHLFNLAFCFNLASIMVFL; encoded by the exons atggaagggaagggaagaaaatggtGCAGGGAAGTG CTCTGCAGGGCAGCATTCCTGGCCGCCATCTTGCTGCTGCTGCGGGTCAAGGGAGCGAAGCTTCAGAAAGGCAGCCTGGATCCCAACGAGAGGAGTCAGAACGAGAAAACACCCTCCACAG ACCAGGATCAAGAGAACTTTGAAGAGCACTTTGTGGCCTCCTCCGTGGGGGAGATGTGGCAGGTTGTGGACATGGCCCAGCAAGAGGATGACGGGACATCAGACACAGCAGCCCTTCGTGACCACCTATTTAACCTAGCCTTCTGCTTCAATCTGGCCAGCATCATGGTTTTTTTATGA